ATGGCGGCGGGCGTCGGCTCGGAAAAGACCACGACGTAGTCGACGCACTCGAAGGCGGAGAGTACCTCGGCCCTCTCGCGCGCGTCGAGGATCGGCCGGCCGGGTCCCTTGAGCCTGCGCACCGAGGCATCGCTGTTGATCGCGACCGCCAGGGCATCGCCCATCCTACGCGCCTGCTGCAGCAGCCGTACGTGGCCCGGGTGAATCAGATCGAAGCAGCCGTTGGTGAATACCAGTCGCCTCCCCTGCCGCGCCATGCGGCGCGAGATGGAGGCCAGGCCGGCCCGCGAGACGATCTTGCTCGACTTGTTCCTCATAGCGCGCCCCGATTCATGCCGAGACGGTCGCGCGCCGACACGCACAGAATGTCCCACAGCATGCGGGCGCTGTCTTTCACGATCCTCACCCTGGACTGGGGGGAGTTCCTCCACAGGACCGGGATCTCCTCCACGGCGAGTCCTCGCCGGCGGGCGAGGATCAGCACCTCCACATCATAGGAGAAACGGTCCACTCTGGCCGCCCGGAAGACCGGATCGAAAGCCGCCCGATCGAACAGCTTGAAGCCGCACTGCGTGTCCCTGAATGGCAGACCGGTGAGTCCGCGCATGACCCGGTTGAAGGTCCTGCCCATGGTCTGTCGCAGCCACCCCT
The sequence above is a segment of the Candidatus Polarisedimenticolia bacterium genome. Coding sequences within it:
- the rfaE2 gene encoding D-glycero-beta-D-manno-heptose 1-phosphate adenylyltransferase, which produces MRNKSSKIVSRAGLASISRRMARQGRRLVFTNGCFDLIHPGHVRLLQQARRMGDALAVAINSDASVRRLKGPGRPILDARERAEVLSAFECVDYVVVFSEPTPAAIVRAVRPGVLVKGGDWSPERIVGRDTVTAGGGEVRVVPLRRGLSTSALLKRILAGRRQ